A window from Flavobacterium gyeonganense encodes these proteins:
- a CDS encoding beta-N-acetylhexosaminidase, translating to MKYILVLLLAGLTSSAQIKKEQLNLMPWPQNVVLNDGSFTLSKNFKVNITGNPNPRIFGGVTRFLRRLDGRTGLFFGQDFVSKLNEVPTAELQINCIKSGKIGLYEDESYHLDIKQNKITIEATSDLGALHGLETLLQLLQNNSKSFYFPNAQISDFPRFTWRGLMIDAARHFQPVDVIKRNLDGLAAMKMNVFHWHLVDDQGWRIEMKKHPKLIELASDGMYYTQEEIRNIVKYADERGILIVPEIDVPGHGTAILTAYPEIGSKAITVKGGAEKNIQGTAIATYTVERNAGIFTPTLDPTNPQTYQLLSEIFDEVCPLFPGDYFHIGGDENEGKDWDANPKIQEFKKKNKLATNHELQTYFTMQLAPMLKKHRKQLMGWEEILTKNLSKEAIVHSWRGPNEGILPGQSLAEAVKKGYKAVLSNGYYIDLMYPIESHYLNDPMPKGVELTAEEKARILGGEAPMWTELATPETIDSRIWPRTAAIAERLWSAENITDVADMRRRLETVSFRLEELGLTHIRNKDVILRNIANNQNVKSLNEFSNVCEPLKGYTRNKDGTEYQTYSPFTLFADACTPDAKDALAFDNAVTQYMASKTPENKAKVAAFFSKWIALDKELNDLSANAPLVQPVLPLAKKLSDASQELLRVLDNKSTLKSADLKSLIEDCNTKDHADVELAVYTSLKKLI from the coding sequence ATGAAATACATACTAGTCCTACTATTAGCAGGTTTAACTTCTAGTGCTCAGATTAAAAAAGAGCAGCTAAATCTTATGCCCTGGCCGCAAAATGTTGTTTTAAATGACGGAAGTTTTACTTTGAGTAAAAATTTTAAAGTAAATATTACCGGCAATCCAAATCCGAGAATTTTTGGAGGGGTAACCCGTTTTTTACGTCGCTTAGATGGCAGAACAGGTCTTTTTTTCGGACAGGATTTTGTTTCAAAACTAAACGAAGTTCCAACAGCTGAACTTCAGATTAACTGCATTAAAAGCGGAAAAATTGGTTTGTATGAAGATGAAAGTTATCATTTAGACATCAAACAAAATAAAATTACAATAGAGGCAACCAGCGATCTGGGAGCTTTACATGGCCTTGAAACGTTATTGCAGCTGTTGCAGAATAATAGTAAATCATTTTATTTTCCGAACGCACAAATTTCAGATTTTCCACGATTTACATGGAGAGGTTTGATGATTGATGCTGCAAGGCATTTTCAGCCGGTAGATGTTATCAAAAGAAATCTTGACGGACTGGCAGCTATGAAAATGAATGTTTTTCACTGGCATTTAGTGGATGACCAGGGCTGGAGAATCGAAATGAAAAAACATCCAAAACTAATTGAACTGGCTTCGGATGGAATGTATTATACACAGGAAGAAATTAGAAATATCGTAAAATATGCTGATGAACGCGGTATTTTGATTGTTCCGGAAATTGATGTTCCGGGTCACGGAACTGCGATATTGACTGCTTATCCTGAAATAGGAAGCAAAGCAATTACGGTAAAAGGCGGAGCAGAAAAAAATATTCAGGGAACAGCAATTGCAACCTATACAGTCGAAAGAAATGCAGGTATTTTTACGCCTACATTAGATCCCACAAACCCACAAACATACCAATTGTTAAGCGAAATCTTTGATGAGGTCTGCCCATTGTTTCCCGGAGATTATTTTCACATTGGAGGAGATGAAAATGAAGGGAAAGACTGGGATGCCAATCCTAAAATTCAGGAATTTAAAAAGAAAAATAAATTAGCAACAAATCACGAATTACAAACATATTTCACCATGCAGCTGGCTCCGATGCTAAAAAAACACCGTAAACAGTTGATGGGCTGGGAAGAAATTTTAACCAAAAATCTTTCAAAAGAAGCAATCGTTCATTCGTGGAGAGGACCAAATGAAGGTATTCTGCCAGGCCAGTCTTTAGCAGAAGCGGTAAAAAAAGGTTACAAAGCAGTCTTGTCAAACGGATATTATATCGATTTGATGTACCCAATTGAAAGCCATTATTTGAATGACCCAATGCCGAAAGGAGTGGAGTTGACAGCAGAAGAAAAAGCTAGAATTTTAGGTGGGGAAGCTCCAATGTGGACAGAATTGGCAACGCCGGAAACAATAGATTCCAGAATTTGGCCCAGAACAGCTGCAATTGCCGAAAGACTTTGGTCAGCCGAAAATATTACAGATGTAGCCGATATGCGCAGACGCCTTGAAACGGTTTCATTCCGGTTAGAAGAATTAGGGCTGACACACATTCGCAACAAAGATGTGATTTTAAGAAATATTGCAAACAATCAAAATGTAAAATCCCTTAATGAATTCTCAAATGTTTGCGAACCTCTAAAAGGATATACACGAAACAAAGACGGAACAGAATATCAAACCTATTCACCGTTCACTCTTTTTGCAGATGCCTGCACGCCGGATGCAAAAGATGCATTGGCTTTTGATAATGCTGTAACGCAGTATATGGCAAGTAAAACACCTGAAAATAAAGCAAAAGTTGCTGCATTTTTCAGCAAATGGATTGCCTTAGATAAAGAATTAAATGACTTAAGTGCCAATGCACCATTAGTACAGCCAGTTTTGCCTTTAGCTAAAAAGCTGAGCGATGCGTCACAGGAATTGTTACGCGTTTTAGATAATAAATCAACTTTAAAATCAGCAGATTTAAAAAGTTTAATTGAAGATTGTAATACAAAAGACCATGCCGATGTTGAGCTGGCAGTTTATACAAGTCTTAAAAAGTTAATATAA
- the nagB gene encoding glucosamine-6-phosphate deaminase has product MKSALEIKPDISYKSAGKFEETRFEKIHNEIFKSSAEASVILAQEIAQLIRSKQEKNKTCVLGLATGSSPIKVYEELVRMHREEGLSFRNVITFNLDEYYPMSKENNQSYHYFMHQHLFNHIDINPENINIPDGTVAIDELNQYCIDYEMNIKQAGGLDFQLLGIGRTGHVGFNEPGSHINSGTRIITLDHITRVDASSDFNGIDNVPKRAITMGVSTIMRSKRIVLMAWGQNKADIIKRTIQGDISSEIPATFLQNHPNATFVLDQSAASELTRFKTPWLVGECIWTQELKSKAIVWLCQKTKQSILKLTDRDYNNNGMSDLLAQEGSAYDLNINMFNVLQHTITGWPGGKPNTDDSHRPERANPAKKRVILFSPHPDDDVISMGGTFSKLIKQGHDVHVVYQTSGNIAVTDDEALKFAEVCNDFVGNADAKINFKSVIEFLNNKSEDQVDSLEVRKLKGLIRRRESYAATRYIGLKDENTHFLDLPFYETGQVKKKPLGPEDIAIVKDVIAQIKPHQVFAAGDLADPHGTHEVCLNAIFAAMKELKPQKYMDDCWLWLYRGAWHEWDIHEIDMAVPLSPSEVLLKRHAILYHQSQKDRVMFQGNDSREFWVRAEDRNKNTAILYDELGLAEYEAIEAFKRFDY; this is encoded by the coding sequence ATGAAAAGTGCTTTAGAAATAAAACCTGATATCAGCTATAAAAGTGCAGGGAAATTTGAAGAGACAAGATTTGAGAAAATTCACAATGAAATCTTTAAAAGTTCAGCAGAGGCTTCTGTAATTTTAGCACAGGAAATCGCACAATTAATCAGATCAAAACAAGAAAAAAATAAAACCTGTGTATTAGGTCTGGCAACAGGGTCTTCTCCTATAAAAGTGTACGAGGAATTGGTAAGAATGCATAGAGAAGAAGGATTAAGTTTTAGAAATGTAATCACTTTCAATCTGGATGAATATTATCCAATGTCAAAGGAGAATAATCAGAGCTATCACTATTTCATGCATCAGCATCTTTTTAATCATATTGACATAAATCCTGAAAATATTAATATTCCCGACGGTACTGTTGCAATTGATGAGCTGAATCAATATTGTATAGACTATGAAATGAATATCAAACAAGCCGGAGGTCTTGATTTTCAGTTATTAGGTATCGGACGTACAGGTCACGTAGGTTTCAACGAACCGGGATCACACATCAACTCCGGAACCAGAATTATTACACTGGATCACATTACAAGAGTAGATGCTTCATCTGACTTTAATGGTATTGATAACGTTCCGAAAAGAGCAATTACCATGGGAGTTTCGACCATTATGAGATCGAAGAGAATTGTACTAATGGCATGGGGACAAAACAAAGCCGATATCATCAAGAGGACCATTCAGGGTGATATCAGTTCTGAAATTCCGGCCACATTTTTACAAAACCATCCTAATGCAACCTTCGTTTTAGATCAGTCAGCGGCTTCAGAATTAACACGTTTCAAAACACCTTGGTTAGTGGGTGAATGTATCTGGACACAGGAATTAAAAAGCAAAGCCATTGTTTGGTTGTGCCAAAAAACAAAACAGTCGATTTTAAAATTGACAGATCGTGATTACAACAACAACGGAATGTCTGATCTTCTCGCACAGGAAGGTTCTGCGTACGATTTGAATATTAACATGTTCAACGTATTGCAGCATACTATTACAGGATGGCCTGGAGGAAAACCTAATACGGATGATTCACATCGTCCTGAAAGAGCCAATCCGGCAAAAAAACGAGTGATTCTTTTTAGTCCGCATCCTGATGATGATGTGATTTCTATGGGAGGAACTTTTTCAAAATTAATTAAACAGGGGCATGATGTACACGTAGTATATCAAACCTCAGGAAATATAGCGGTTACAGATGACGAAGCATTAAAATTTGCTGAAGTATGTAACGATTTTGTTGGTAATGCCGATGCTAAAATTAATTTCAAATCCGTAATTGAATTTTTGAACAACAAATCTGAAGATCAGGTAGATTCATTGGAAGTTCGAAAATTAAAAGGACTGATTCGAAGAAGGGAATCGTATGCTGCAACAAGATATATCGGACTAAAAGATGAAAACACGCACTTTTTAGATCTTCCGTTTTATGAAACCGGACAGGTAAAGAAAAAACCGTTAGGTCCTGAAGATATTGCAATCGTAAAAGATGTTATTGCTCAAATAAAACCACATCAGGTATTTGCTGCTGGTGATCTTGCTGATCCGCACGGGACGCATGAAGTTTGTCTGAATGCAATATTTGCTGCGATGAAAGAATTAAAACCACAAAAATATATGGATGACTGTTGGTTATGGTTGTACAGAGGAGCATGGCACGAATGGGATATTCACGAAATAGACATGGCTGTTCCGCTTTCTCCATCTGAAGTATTACTGAAGCGTCATGCGATTTTATATCACCAGTCTCAAAAAGACAGGGTTATGTTTCAGGGGAATGATTCAAGAGAGTTTTGGGTTAGGGCAGAAGACCGAAACAAAAACACAGCCATTCTATACGATGAATTAGGTTTGGCAGAATACGAAGCTATTGAGGCTTTCAAACGTTTTGATTACTAA
- a CDS encoding RagB/SusD family nutrient uptake outer membrane protein: MTINKIKTTALCFSLLAAMSCTDNFEDINTNPTGATTEQLEQDYNNIKSLFKPSFSRMYISDITWQYQLQQSLQADAWSGYMITPVPFGTLNNYDYALNPGWNGFAWDTAYLDVISNLYKVKQRAEGKFDQFYAWSLIIKVAQMQRITDMYGPAVYSKFGDLGAVLYDSQKDIYTQMFKDIDFAVAELTKRINENEPSAFTGTDLSAYEGSYTQWVKYANSLRLRMAMRISKVDPQLAKIEAEKAVNNPIGVFKVNSDVMKVKSPVDLNVIDVMSHSWVGLFMGADMQSILGGYGDPRIAKYWETAEVTPGQYASVRTGVTYPSGTTYAKFSQTGPRTKTGEVTWMSTAEVYFLRAEGALRGWNMGGTGKELYEAGIAASFEQNGIEGAIAYAADNTKKAMDYVDPLFPANNRPAVSKVTVAWGADKETNLEKIITQKWIATYPDGQEAWSEFRRTGYPKLFRITNNKSGGIISTELGVRRLPFAQSEVANNPKGVESGSAVLGGPDNGATRLWWDVDAPNF, encoded by the coding sequence ATGACAATAAATAAAATAAAAACAACTGCATTATGTTTCTCTTTACTTGCAGCGATGAGTTGTACAGATAATTTTGAAGATATAAACACTAACCCAACAGGGGCTACAACTGAACAGTTAGAGCAAGATTATAATAATATTAAAAGTTTGTTTAAACCTTCTTTTAGTAGAATGTATATTTCTGATATTACCTGGCAGTACCAATTACAACAAAGTTTACAAGCTGATGCGTGGTCAGGTTATATGATTACTCCGGTACCATTTGGAACACTAAACAACTATGATTATGCTTTAAATCCCGGGTGGAATGGCTTTGCATGGGATACAGCTTATCTTGATGTTATTTCAAATCTTTATAAAGTTAAGCAAAGAGCCGAAGGAAAATTTGATCAATTCTATGCATGGTCATTAATTATAAAAGTGGCACAAATGCAAAGAATAACTGATATGTACGGCCCTGCAGTATATTCTAAATTTGGTGACTTAGGCGCAGTTTTGTATGATTCGCAAAAAGATATTTATACACAAATGTTTAAAGATATTGATTTCGCAGTTGCTGAGTTAACAAAGAGAATTAATGAAAATGAACCTTCTGCATTTACTGGTACAGATTTATCTGCATATGAAGGAAGCTATACACAATGGGTGAAATATGCAAACTCGCTTCGTTTGAGAATGGCTATGCGTATTTCTAAAGTTGATCCGCAATTGGCTAAAATAGAAGCTGAAAAAGCTGTAAATAATCCAATTGGTGTTTTTAAAGTTAATAGTGATGTAATGAAAGTTAAATCTCCTGTGGATCTTAACGTGATTGATGTAATGAGTCATTCCTGGGTTGGACTATTTATGGGAGCTGATATGCAGTCTATCTTAGGAGGTTATGGAGATCCACGTATTGCAAAATATTGGGAAACTGCTGAAGTTACTCCCGGACAGTATGCATCGGTAAGAACAGGAGTTACTTATCCTTCAGGGACTACTTATGCTAAATTTTCTCAAACCGGACCCAGAACAAAAACTGGCGAAGTTACCTGGATGTCTACCGCTGAGGTTTATTTTTTAAGAGCAGAAGGTGCTTTAAGAGGCTGGAATATGGGAGGGACTGGCAAAGAATTGTATGAAGCCGGTATAGCTGCATCATTTGAACAAAATGGTATTGAAGGGGCAATTGCTTATGCTGCGGATAATACAAAAAAAGCGATGGATTATGTTGATCCTTTATTTCCTGCTAATAATAGACCTGCAGTTTCAAAAGTTACTGTTGCCTGGGGTGCAGATAAAGAAACAAATCTTGAAAAAATTATCACTCAAAAATGGATTGCTACTTATCCGGATGGTCAGGAAGCATGGTCAGAATTTAGAAGAACTGGTTATCCAAAATTGTTTAGAATTACAAACAACAAAAGTGGCGGTATAATTAGTACTGAACTTGGAGTTAGAAGATTGCCTTTTGCTCAAAGTGAAGTTGCAAATAACCCCAAAGGTGTTGAATCTGGTTCTGCTGTACTTGGTGGCCCTGACAATGGAGCAACAAGACTATGGTGGGATGTTGACGCTCCAAATTTCTAA